The Candidatus Zixiibacteriota bacterium DNA segment TCCGGTATACCGGCCGGAATGACAGGCACGATAAGATATTTTCTAAGCGTAGCCCAGATAGCTCAGTCGGTAGAGCACGTCCTTGGTAAGGACGAGGTCACCAGTTCGATCCTGGTTCTGGGCTCATTATATGCGAACCTGATGGAGGGACACCTCAGCCATGGCGAAGGAGAAGTTTGATCGTTCGAAGCCGCACGTGAACGTTGGCACGATAGGTCACGTGGATCACGGGAAGACGACGTTGACGGCGGCGATCACGATGGTGATGGCGAGCCGTACGGGTACGGCGATACGGTCGTTTGATTCGATTGACAATGCTCCGGAGGAGCGTGAGCGGGGTATCACGATCGCGACGTCTCATGTGGAGTACCAGTCGGCGAATCGTCATTATGCTCATGTGGACTGTCCGGGTCATGCGGATTACGTGAAGAACATGATAACGGGTGCGGCGCAGATGGACGGTGCGATACTGGTGGTATCGGCGGCGGACGGTCCGATGCCTCAGACGCGCGAGCACATTTTGTTGGCTCGTCAGGTGGGTGTTCCGTACATCGTGGTGTTCATGAACAAGGTTGACATGGTTGACGATCCGGAGCTTTTGGATTTGGTGGAGTTAGAGGTCCGAGACCTGTTGAGTTCGTATGATTTTCCTGGGGATGAGATCCCGGTGATCCGGGGTTCGGCGTTGAAGGCGATGCAGGCGGGAGCGGACGGGAAGACGGAGGACGATTCGTTCAAGGCGGTATTGGAGTTGGTGGAGGCCTTGGACACGTACGTACCGGAGCCGAAGCGGGAGATGGACAAGCCGTTTTTGATGCCGGTGGAGGACGTTTTTTCGATTACGGGACGCGGGACGGTGGGGACGGGCCGAATCGAGCGTGGGATCGTGAAGCAGGGAGAGGAAGTGGAGATCGTCGGATTTGGGGAGACGAAGAAGACGGTGTGCACGGGGGTGGAGATGTTCCGGAAGATCCTTGATGAGGGTCGCGCGGGGGACAACGTGGGATTGTTGCTTCGCGGGGTTGATAAGGAGGAGCTGGAGCGGGGGATGGTGATCGCGAAGCCGGGTTCGGTGACGCCGCACAAGAAGTTTACGGCGGAGGTGTACGTCTTGACGAAGGAGGAGGGAGGTCGTCACACGCCGTTTTTCACGGGGTATCGTCCGCAGTTTTATTTTCGGACGACGGACGTGACGGGGGTAGCGCATCTACCGCAGAATGTGGAGATGGTGATGCCGGGTGACAACATCCAGATGGAAGTGGAGTTGATCACGCCGATCGCGATGGAAGAAGGTCTTCGGTTTGCGATCCGGGAAGGCGGCCGCACGATCGGCGCCGGTGTGATCGCCAAGATTGTCGAGTAACGAGCGATTTGAGATAAGCGAGGCAGAAAGTGCCCAGAGACCGAATCACGCTGGCCTGCGGCGAGTGCAAGCGGCGCAACTACAATACGAAAAAGAACAAGCGCCTGCATCCGGAACGG contains these protein-coding regions:
- the tuf gene encoding elongation factor Tu, with the translated sequence MAKEKFDRSKPHVNVGTIGHVDHGKTTLTAAITMVMASRTGTAIRSFDSIDNAPEERERGITIATSHVEYQSANRHYAHVDCPGHADYVKNMITGAAQMDGAILVVSAADGPMPQTREHILLARQVGVPYIVVFMNKVDMVDDPELLDLVELEVRDLLSSYDFPGDEIPVIRGSALKAMQAGADGKTEDDSFKAVLELVEALDTYVPEPKREMDKPFLMPVEDVFSITGRGTVGTGRIERGIVKQGEEVEIVGFGETKKTVCTGVEMFRKILDEGRAGDNVGLLLRGVDKEELERGMVIAKPGSVTPHKKFTAEVYVLTKEEGGRHTPFFTGYRPQFYFRTTDVTGVAHLPQNVEMVMPGDNIQMEVELITPIAMEEGLRFAIREGGRTIGAGVIAKIVE
- the rpmG gene encoding 50S ribosomal protein L33, yielding MPRDRITLACGECKRRNYNTKKNKRLHPERVEYRKYCPFCNKHTSHKETR